A region of Necator americanus strain Aroian chromosome I, whole genome shotgun sequence DNA encodes the following proteins:
- a CDS encoding hypothetical protein (NECATOR_CHRI.G3398.T2), translating to MVKDLVIKCRGLPYSCDENSLRKFLGDNGISKVNIIMRDGKAAGDAFVHYSNEDDYKRALKKDREHMGHRYIEVMPADQDSPSGRGGASGRDRERGSSYRDRRERDYDYGRGSSRMTMLMPAPYGEGVVRLRGLPYGARERDVYDFFAPLNIVPEGILLPDDRTAAKTNGEAYVVFVDQETADRALMRHMKNMQHRYIEVFAASYGEMVQFCDEYRLRVPRGTGGGGGYGGMARGGYEESFGGFGAFGRPGGGDRPAAVGPWEDSRGGYGGTPMADPFSGGYSSSAWAGAESRLPPSPRGSSYADPYGRASHTDPYGRSVSASDPYGRAAQNDDPYIRGSRRPEDLFARRVDPFEGFSRGPSDSWREDRAPTGAAAGFGDSWHEYGYGGSGGGGPIRVRDQWRDHEDSRGSAAAPPRGRERPGQRYTLKMRGVPFRAIEADIYDFFNPIRPAHVEIIHEASGRPSGEARVEFSSRKDYDDALLKDKQYMGPRYVELFPDFGRY from the exons ATGGTGAAAGACCTTGTCATCAAGTGCAGAGGACTACCCTACTCATGCGATGAGAATAGTCTCCGCAAGTTTTTGGGTG ATAACGGCATCAGCAAAGTGAACATCATTATGCGAGATGGTAAAGCAGCTGGTGATGCTTTTGTGCATTATAGCAATGAGGACGATTACAAAAGGGCACTTAAAAAGGATAGAGAACACATGGGACATCG CTACATTGAAGTGATGCCTGCAGATCAAGATAGCCCCAGCGGTCGTGGGGGTGCCAGTGGACGCGATCGTGAAAG GGGAAGTAGCTACCGTGATCGTCGTGAACGTGACTATGATTATGGTCGTGGTTCGTCCCGGATGACTATGTTGATGCCAGCCCCATATGGTGAAGGGGTTGTACGTTTGCGCGGACTACCTTACGGTGCACGTGAAAGGGATGTATACGACTTCTTTGCTCCTCTAAACATTGTACCG GAAGGCATTCTCCTACCAGATGATCGTACTGCTGCCAAAACTAATGGGGAAGcatatgttgtttttgttgatcaAGAAACAGCAGATCGAGCGCTCATGAGACACATGAAGAACATGCAGCACCG ATACATCGAAGTGTTTGCTGCTTCATACGGCGAGATGGTGCAGTTCTGTGATGAGTACCGCCTGCGTGTGCCGCGCGGTACTGGGGGAGGCGGCGGATACGGTGGTATGGCTCGTGGCGGATATGAAGAATCATTTGGTGGCTTCGGGGCATTCGGGCGTCCAGGAGGTGGTGATCGTCCTGCGGCAGTTGGTCCATGGGAAGATAGTCGTGGTGGTTATGGAGGGACACCGATGGCTGATCCTTTTTCGGGTGGCTACAGTTCATCAGCATGGGCTGGAGCCGAATCCCGCCTTCCACCTTCACCTCGTGGATCTTCCTATGCAGATCCGTACGGGAGAGCAAGTCACACGGACCCGTATGGCAGGTCTGTTTCTGCGTCGGACCCATATGGGCGCGCTGCGCAGAACGACGATCCGTATATTCGTGGTTCTCGAAGACCAGAAGATTTGTTTGCTCGAAGAGTGGATCCCTTTGAAGGCTTCAGTCGCGGGCCATCGGATTCATGGCGTGAAGATCGTGCACCCACTGGAGCGGCGGCAGGATTTGGCGATTCCTGGCACGAGTATGGCTATGGAGGCAGCGGTGGCGGCGGACCGATTCGTGTACGTGACCAGTGGCGAGATCACGAAGATTCCCGAGGGTCAGCTGCCGCTCCACCTCGTGGACGTGAACGACCTGGGCAGAGGTACACACTCAAAATGAGAGGGGTGCCCTTCCGTGCTATCGAGGCGGACATCTACGAC TTCTTCAATCCCATTCGTCCAGCACATGTTGAAATAATACATGAAGCAAGTGGGCGACCATCTGGAGAAGCTCGTGTTGAATTTTCGAGCCGAAAGGACTATGATGACGCTCTCCTGAAGGACAAGCAATATATGG GACCGCGCTACGTGGAGCTTTTTCCCGATTTTGGAAGGTACTGA
- a CDS encoding hypothetical protein (NECATOR_CHRI.G3398.T1), translating to MPPSTDQDKQWYPNFLKSPPKIMVKDLVIKCRGLPYSCDENSLRKFLGDNGISKVNIIMRDGKAAGDAFVHYSNEDDYKRALKKDREHMGHRYIEVMPADQDSPSGRGGASGRDRERGSSYRDRRERDYDYGRGSSRMTMLMPAPYGEGVVRLRGLPYGARERDVYDFFAPLNIVPEGILLPDDRTAAKTNGEAYVVFVDQETADRALMRHMKNMQHRYIEVFAASYGEMVQFCDEYRLRVPRGTGGGGGYGGMARGGYEESFGGFGAFGRPGGGDRPAAVGPWEDSRGGYGGTPMADPFSGGYSSSAWAGAESRLPPSPRGSSYADPYGRASHTDPYGRSVSASDPYGRAAQNDDPYIRGSRRPEDLFARRVDPFEGFSRGPSDSWREDRAPTGAAAGFGDSWHEYGYGGSGGGGPIRVRDQWRDHEDSRGSAAAPPRGRERPGQRYTLKMRGVPFRAIEADIYDFFNPIRPAHVEIIHEASGRPSGEARVEFSSRKDYDDALLKDKQYMGPRYVELFPDFGRY from the exons ATGCCACCATCGACCGACCAAGACAAACAGTGGTACCCTAACTTTCTGAAGAGCCCGCCTAAG ATAATGGTGAAAGACCTTGTCATCAAGTGCAGAGGACTACCCTACTCATGCGATGAGAATAGTCTCCGCAAGTTTTTGGGTG ATAACGGCATCAGCAAAGTGAACATCATTATGCGAGATGGTAAAGCAGCTGGTGATGCTTTTGTGCATTATAGCAATGAGGACGATTACAAAAGGGCACTTAAAAAGGATAGAGAACACATGGGACATCG CTACATTGAAGTGATGCCTGCAGATCAAGATAGCCCCAGCGGTCGTGGGGGTGCCAGTGGACGCGATCGTGAAAG GGGAAGTAGCTACCGTGATCGTCGTGAACGTGACTATGATTATGGTCGTGGTTCGTCCCGGATGACTATGTTGATGCCAGCCCCATATGGTGAAGGGGTTGTACGTTTGCGCGGACTACCTTACGGTGCACGTGAAAGGGATGTATACGACTTCTTTGCTCCTCTAAACATTGTACCG GAAGGCATTCTCCTACCAGATGATCGTACTGCTGCCAAAACTAATGGGGAAGcatatgttgtttttgttgatcaAGAAACAGCAGATCGAGCGCTCATGAGACACATGAAGAACATGCAGCACCG ATACATCGAAGTGTTTGCTGCTTCATACGGCGAGATGGTGCAGTTCTGTGATGAGTACCGCCTGCGTGTGCCGCGCGGTACTGGGGGAGGCGGCGGATACGGTGGTATGGCTCGTGGCGGATATGAAGAATCATTTGGTGGCTTCGGGGCATTCGGGCGTCCAGGAGGTGGTGATCGTCCTGCGGCAGTTGGTCCATGGGAAGATAGTCGTGGTGGTTATGGAGGGACACCGATGGCTGATCCTTTTTCGGGTGGCTACAGTTCATCAGCATGGGCTGGAGCCGAATCCCGCCTTCCACCTTCACCTCGTGGATCTTCCTATGCAGATCCGTACGGGAGAGCAAGTCACACGGACCCGTATGGCAGGTCTGTTTCTGCGTCGGACCCATATGGGCGCGCTGCGCAGAACGACGATCCGTATATTCGTGGTTCTCGAAGACCAGAAGATTTGTTTGCTCGAAGAGTGGATCCCTTTGAAGGCTTCAGTCGCGGGCCATCGGATTCATGGCGTGAAGATCGTGCACCCACTGGAGCGGCGGCAGGATTTGGCGATTCCTGGCACGAGTATGGCTATGGAGGCAGCGGTGGCGGCGGACCGATTCGTGTACGTGACCAGTGGCGAGATCACGAAGATTCCCGAGGGTCAGCTGCCGCTCCACCTCGTGGACGTGAACGACCTGGGCAGAGGTACACACTCAAAATGAGAGGGGTGCCCTTCCGTGCTATCGAGGCGGACATCTACGAC TTCTTCAATCCCATTCGTCCAGCACATGTTGAAATAATACATGAAGCAAGTGGGCGACCATCTGGAGAAGCTCGTGTTGAATTTTCGAGCCGAAAGGACTATGATGACGCTCTCCTGAAGGACAAGCAATATATGG GACCGCGCTACGTGGAGCTTTTTCCCGATTTTGGAAGGTACTGA
- a CDS encoding hypothetical protein (NECATOR_CHRI.G3399.T1) gives MSGRGKGGKGLGKGGAKRHRKVLRDNIQGITKPAIRRLARRGGVKRISGLIYEETRGVLKVFLENVIRDAVTYCEHAKRKTVTAMDVVYALKRQGRTLYGFGG, from the coding sequence ATGTCTGGACGCGGTAAGGGAGGCAAAGGACTCGGCAAAGGTGGCGCTAAGCGTCATAGAAAAGTACTTCGCGACAATATTCAAGGTATTACGAAACCTGCTATTCGTCGTCTAGCAAGACGTGGTGGAGTGAAACGTATTTCTGGCCTCATCTACGAGGAAACTCGTGGAGTACTGAAAGTGTTCCTCGAGAACGTTATTCGTGATGCTGTCACCTATTGTGAACATGCTAAACGTAAGACTGTTACGGCTATGGATGTCGTCTACGCGCTGAAGCGTCAAGGTCGTACACTCTACGGATTTGGAGGATAA
- a CDS encoding hypothetical protein (NECATOR_CHRI.G3400.T1) encodes MPPKPSAKGAKKAAKSQKASRSSDKKKKHRRKESYSVYIYRVLKQVHPDTGVSSKAMSIMNSFVNDVFERIAAEASRLAQYNKRSTISSREIQTAVRLILPGELAKHAVSEGTKAVTKYTSSK; translated from the coding sequence ATGCCTCCAAAGCCGTCTGCTAAAGGTGCTAAAAAAGCTGCTAAAAGCCAGAAGGCTAGTCGTAGCAgtgacaagaagaagaagcatcGCCGAAAGGAGAGCTATTCTGTCTATATTTACCGTGTACTGAAGCAAGTTCACCCCGATACTGGCGTCTCTTCTAAAGCTATGTCTATTATGAATTCATTCGTCAACGACGTATTTGAACGTATTGCTGCTGAAGCATCTCGACTCGCTCAGTACAACAAGAGGTCCACAATTTCATCGCGTGAGATCCAAACCGCCGTTCGACTTATCCTACCTGGAGAATTGGCTAAACATGCTGTATCCGAAGGTACTAAGGCAGTTACCAAGTACACATCAAGCAAGTGA
- a CDS encoding hypothetical protein (NECATOR_CHRI.G3401.T1): protein MSGRGKGGKAKSGGKAKSRSARAGLQFPVGRLHRMLRKGNYAARIGGGAPVYLAAVLEYLAAEVLELAGNAARDNKKTRINPRHLQLAVRNDEELNKLLSGVTIAQGGVLPNIQAVLLPKKSAGEKE, encoded by the coding sequence ATGTCTGGTCGTGGTAAAGGAGGCAAAGCTAAATCCGGTGGAAAAGCTAAGTCTCGTTCGGCTCGTGCCGGTCTGCAATTTCCCGTCGGTCGTCTTCACCGTATGCTTCGCAAGGGCAACTATGCAGCTCGCATCGGTGGAGGTGCTCCCGTCTATCTAGCTGCTGTACTCGAGTATTTGGCTGCTGAAGTGCTTGAATTGGCTGGAAATGCTGCTCGTGACAACAAGAAGACTCGAATCAATCCTCGACATCTACAGCTGGCGGTACGCAATGACGAAGAGTTGAACAAGTTGCTTTCTGGTGTCACCATTGCTCAAGGTGGAGTGCTGCCGAACATCCAGGCTGTGTTGCTTCCGAAGAAGAGTGCCGGTGAGAAAGAGTGA